The Lolium rigidum isolate FL_2022 chromosome 2, APGP_CSIRO_Lrig_0.1, whole genome shotgun sequence genomic interval tccctctcgatacaaggtttaggctagcaaggttatttgaaacaaacacaaggatgaacggtacagcaaaactcacataaaagacatatggtaaacattataagactccataccgtcttccttgttgttcaaaactcaatactagatgttatctagactctagagaaaccaaatatgcaaaccaaattaacaagctctaagtatttcttcattaatgggtgcaaagtatatgatgcaagagcttaaacatgagcacaacaattgccaagtatcaaattatccaagacattatagcaatttactacatgtagcattttccaattccaaccatataacaatttaacgaagaagaacttcgccatgaatactatgagtagagcctaaggacatatttgtccatatgctacagcggagcgtgtctctctcccataaagtgaatgctaggatccattttattcaaacaaaacaaaaaacaaaaacaaaccgacgctccaagcaaagtgcataagatgtgacggaataaaaatatagtttcagggaggaacctgataatgttgtcgacgaagaaggggatgccttgggcatccccaagcttagacgcttgagtcttcttagaatatgcaggggtgaaccaccggggcatccccaagcttagagctttcactctccttgatcatattgcatcatactcctctcttgatccttgaaaacttcctccacaccaaactcgaaacaactcattagagggttagtacataataaaaattcacatgttcagaggtgacacaatcattcttaacacttctggacattgcataaagctactggacattaatggatcaaagaaattcatccaacatagcaaaagaggcaatgcaaaataaaagacagaatctgtcaaaacagaacagtccgtaaagatggattttattaggccaccagacttgctcaaacgaaaatgctcaaattgaatgaaagttgcgtacatatctgaggatcatgctcgtaaattggcttaattttctgagctacctacagggagatagacccagattcgtgacagcaaagaaatctggaactgcgcagtaatccaaatctagtacttacttttctatcaaagactttacttggcacaacaaaacataaaactaagataaggagaggttgctacagtagtaaacaacttccaagacacaaatataaaacaaaaatactggagtaaaaacatgggttgtctcccataagcgcttttctttaacgcctttcagctaggcgcagaaagtgtatctcaagtgacatcgagagatggagcattgatatcataagctctccCATtcgcagtggtactaggggctttgtcaattttaggcctataataatatttctttggtttaggcactttagaggcatacataaacttttgcttctttcccacataagctttctctctaaactgtaaagatgaaaaggttgaacccaaggttcccatagctttttcaagttcgccaatcctattaatttgactaTCATGgttaacacaagttcctaggacactaattctttcatcaattcctcctaaggatttatccaatttatcagttttaacaagtaacatctccaacttagtttcaacactaaaaattttctctatggtttccaattttttcataacattctcaagggaagtttcaattttaatttcattaacaggtggtgttccaaataaactctcaataatgcaactagcttctaaagcgggagcacctaggaagttacctcccgcgagacaatcaagaacatatctattccaactagagataccaacataaaaattcccgagtaggatagtggtggagtgtttcttagtgcacctattatgggcatcactaattctataccaagcatcttttaaacattttcctccttgttgcttaaatgaacgaacttcaacttcaggattactcattttagcagtagtaaattaagcaaactagataaagtaaatgcaagtaaactatttttttttttgatatagagaacaagacagtaaataaagtaaaactagcaactatttttttgtgttttgatataagtgcagcaaacaaagtagtaaataaaataaagcaagacaaaaacaaagtaaagagattgagaagtggagactccccttgcggcgtgtcttgatctcccggcaacggcgctgagaaaatatgcttggcgcgtagttgacgtgggagttagaaatctttgtggtgtagcttttcttcggttcccggcaacggcgccagaaaatatgcttgatggcgtgtatttcacacgttcgttgggcaaccccaagaggaaggtatgatgcgcacagcagcaagttttccctcagaaagaaaccaaggtttatcaaaccaggaggagccaagaagcacgttgaaggttgatggcgacgggatgtagtgcggcgcaacaccagagattccggtgccaacgtggaacctgcacaacacaaccaaagtactttgccccaacgaaacagtgaggttgtcaatctcaccggcttgctgtaacaaagaattaaccgtattgtgtggaagatgattgtttgcagagaaaatagtaaaaacaagtattgcagacagatttgtatttcgagtattaaagaatggaccggggtccacgagttcactagaggtgtctctcccataagataaaagcatgttgggtgaacaaattacagtcgggcaattgacaaatagagagggcataacaatgcacatacatgacatgataagtatagtgagatttaattgggcattacgacaaagtacatagaccgccatccaactcgcatctatgcctaaaaagtccaccttcaggttatcgtccgaacccctccggtattaagttgcaaagcaacggacaattgcattaagtatggtgcgtaatgtaatcaacaactacatcctcggacatagcgccaatgttttatccctagtggcaacgagcacaacacaaccttagaactttctgtcactgtcccaggtgtcaatgcaggcatgaacccactatcgagcataaatactccctcttggagttaaaagtaaaaacttggcacgagcctctactagtaacggagagcatgcaagatcataaacaacacatatgtaataacttgataattaacatgacatggtattctctatccatcggatcccgacaaacacaacatagagtattacggatagatgatcttgatcatgttaggcagctcacaagatccaacaatgaagcacaatgagaagaagacaaccatctagctactgctatggacccatagtccaggggtgaactactcactcatcactccggaggcgaccatggcggtgtagagtcctccgggagatgaatcccctctccggcggggtgccggaggagatctccggaatcccccgagatgggatcggcggcggcggcgtctcggtgaggttttccgtatcgtggtttttcgcctcggggtttcgcgacggaggctttaagtaggcggaagaggcgagtcgggggccggacgagggggccacaccatagggcggcgcgggccccctaggccgcgccgccttgtggtgtcgccacctcgtggccccacttcgtatgttctccggtcttcggaagctccgtggaaaaataggcccctgggttttcgtttcgtccaattccgagaatatttcgttactaggatttacgaaaccaaaaacagcgagaaaacagaagccggcacttcggcatcttgttaataggttagttccagaaaatgcacgaatatgacataaagtgtgcataaaacatgtaggtatcatcaataatatggcatagaacataagaaattatcgatacgtcggagacgtatcaggtaatcaaaaaaaaattcaggatcactcttcttcctcgcgacCATAATACCAAGTGCTGTGGCAGCATCACCCTTCGCATCTCGTCTTACGAAGCCTACACCATCGTAGCCATGTCTTCTGAGAAAGTTTTTCATAATCATGTACTTTCTCATCCCACTTGCTCCCAAAGATAGTATCTCAGCTCTCTAGTACGGCTTAATCTTTCTGTGCGATCGAAGAAATGGTATTTCGTCCGGTCTAGCTGGTTTATGTCTGTGATTGCCGTAAAAACTTTTGACAACCCATACTCCTCTCGATAGGTCACGCTTCACGGTGAGATTGGCATTGCAGTTGCAACGAGTCTCGGGTCTTAGCCTACGACTGCGGCCTTCCTGCGTTAAAAACTTTTCCTGACGTTTCCCTGCCCTGGAACAGACATACCTCCTTAACCGTATTTCTCCCTTACCACGTTTCCCTCGCTTTGCCCTCTTCAAAATGTCCTTTTGGATGCTGAAGCCATGCTCTCTCGCATAGCTGTTGTACCAGACAAAAGCCGCCGGTTCGGAAGAAAATGTCATGTCCAGTATTTTACAGTGCTCTTCCACAGAGTGCATCTTATATTCATTACTCACAATATCTGGATCTGCTTGACTGTGATGTTCACGCCCATTGTCAGCACCAGATATCACCTACACATGAGGGGAAAATAAGTCATAAAAGTTGTCGTTCCAACGGTAACATTGACGGTTTGCCATACTAAAACTATATACTTACTTCGCTCTTATTTTCAGAGCTTGATTCCTCGTGATGCAGTCCTACCTCCACACTATATTCATCAAACCCAACCTCCATGTCTGAATACTCATCCTCCTCGTGACCACCGTATAGCACCTacacagccaaaaacaaagaATGTAACATGTCACTTCATTGCTTCCATTCATTGGTAGCCATTAAAAAATAATCAACATACTTCACTCATGTTTTACGAGGAGGCCGATGATGGAAGGTTCTCCCCAAAAGGAGGTATATTTTCATAGATCCTGGATTTGAAACTATTCTCCGAAGTAGAATCATCATCGCCCGTATATCCGTCATCCCCGTCACTCCAGGTTGAGCTATAGTCCCCCATTTCTCCAAAAACTACACAAAACCCGCACGCAATAAAGAACTAATGCAAAATTCTAAACAATAACGCAATGCAAATCACTATTTCATATTTAGTACACTTAATTAAACGCACACGGACATCGGACAGTCTGGAAGAGAGACCCCGGCCTGTCCGCCGCTGGCCGGACTGTCTGGTTCTTGTGTGTCGGACTGTCTTCCATGCACCGGACACGCTAAATGAGCCGCCGGACATGTCCGGAGGCACAGATTCAAACTTACCTCCACGTCGTGTCCAGCGGAAGATCGGCTCGCCGGAGAGACGGAGCTCGACGCGACGGCGTGCAGCAGAGGCGTCTCGTCGAGCAGGCCCTGAGGATCGTGGGAGTGCCGAGATCGTCGGGGAGATATGCCCTGGTGGAGGAGGTCTATGGTGACGGAgtgcggcgccgacggcggctcGTCGAGCTCCGGGGAGATGCCGGTGAAGAGGAGATCGTGGAGAAGCGACGGAGGAGCCCTGTGGCGGAGGAGTGCGGCGGTGAGGAGGTGATCGTGGCGTCCGAGATCGTGCGACGGGACGGCGGCTGCCGGCTCGTCGAGTTCGAACGTGGAGGAGAACGATCGATCACGATCGTGGGAGGAAGGAGGAAGACGCATACGGTATAGAGACGGTCATATACGAGTTCACATACGGGCGTCATAcgggcttggatatgggtttgGTGGGCTCTTGAGCCAAAACTAATTTTTGAGGGGGGGCGGGGGGGTTGTACTGGAGCACACGCCTACATACGGTACTAATCTTGATCCTTATTGTGCCAAAAAAAGATAAGTATTCTTCCTCATATGCGAAGATCCATTCTCACAGGGCTCGGAACGCAAAAGCAATAACAAGACAAGGAGGGGAAAGCTGCCGTGAGCGGTGACGCACGCTCTTGCCGAATTCTGCAATCTGAAATCTGAATCCAGATACCCACCCCACCGTATAGGAACCAGAGAGCGATGACTATTCCTCTTCTGGTAGTGACCACTGAGAGTGACTCGAGAGTCAACGTTCTGGAGATGCACACCCGTGGGCAAGGGCACCGCGTGTCCCCGTCATTCTTTGCTCGCCTCAGCACGCACGTTCCCACCTTGGCTGGAAGCTTGCGCCCCAAACAATCGGCACGGCTTTTTCTGCGTCAAGCCTACGTAGCTTCGCCCGTGCTTCGATAGGCAGCCGCAACAGGAGAATGTCCCAGGTGTGAACAGcggcagaggaggaaattgaaaCAGTGACTATTTCAAGAACGTACTAGGATATGACTTGGAGCTCATGGTCATGGGATACGGCCGGCGGAGGAAGTAACCGTCCGTCGCAGGTAAGATTTCTCGCCGGAGACGGGAGTCGCGTACTCGCGTCGTTGCCTTGTGGATCGATCAGTGGAGCCAAATTACCGGTCTCGCACGTTGGGTCGCTTCGACGGGGTCGCATTCTCGCAGCAGGTAACCGGGAAACCGGTGTACTTCGGCCGGCCGAGTGTTTGTTATTTTTGTTTCCTTCTTTTATGGGTAACCTCCTCCTATTTTTAAGTAGTAAGTAGTAGTAGTAGAATGTTTATATTTATCGTGTGGTACACGTGATAAGCTactctcaaacaaacaaaaagaatgtttatattttttaaatagaTTAAACGTAAATGTGAAAATCGGATGAAAAAGATCGGTTCTAAAAATAGACAGGAGCATAAGAATAATGCCAGGGGAGTAACTTGGAGCACAACCGATGTGATAAAGTCACGACAATAGAATGGTTATTTTGATGGGTCTGATGTTCACTATATATCGCTCTACATTTTACATTTCATTTCGCATTTtctaagttgactgagattttcttctaACAAGTGTAGTTGCACTTGAGTAAAAATTAAGGGGATTTAGAACTAGATAGTTATAGTTGATTCTCAATTCTTTAAGGCGATCAAACCCTAGTTACACCCGTGTTGCCGCGAAACCGACCTCTCCCTTCACCTTGCCCCCCTCGTCTTAATTTCCGCTAGCTCTAGGCCGACTGGGTAGCGATGGAGCCTCTGAGCAAAGAACATTACCCTATCTTTCCCTCTAGTCTCTAACCTATGCTCCCCCGGCTTCTCTCTCCTCTGTGGTTGCCAGTGTGGTGTGCTGCCTTCTATTAGGTTTTCGCACGTCAAGGTCCATGCCTTGTCGATGGTCTGGATACGCTCGCTTTCGAGCTCTGATCTATCGAGATCATAGCAATGGAGGGGATCTTTGTTGATGTCTTGGACATAAGCAAGAAGGGGCCTCACGTTTTGTTGTCGCACAAGATTTTTTTATGCCGCGACTTTGGATCCAGGAACCGTTGGTCAACTTGGCTCTAAGAATGATTTGCAATACATTGTCTTCCATATCCCGCCCCTTCAACCTTAGTAGGAACGATGAGACCAGTACCTGACGCGAGATCCCCGCCATCACTTTCTAGCATGCTACCCCTCAATCCTCCTTGTCACTAGCCACCCTTCTGCTGGTATATCCTCTTTCGTCTCTACTTCCTCCCCTCGTTTTCGTGCTCGCATGCATTTTCATGTCCGCCCATTGTCGCACCAATGTATTCGTCTCTCCCCCCCCCCCGGTCTCGTGCTGACACAGACAACAACCCGATCtctcttgttttgtttttttagCTCTTCCACGGTAAATTTTGATACCCATGTGGCCTCATTTGTTGCTTCTCTTACTGTTGTCATGCCACAATGTATAGTCTTCTGCCGCCTTCCTATATTCGGCTTCATGCAAAAAAAAGTGGTGTAGATTCGAGTGAAAGTCATCCTTTCCAATGCTTGTTTGCAAAAGTAGCTCACTCTCTAGTTTCAAGCCAAgttggggagaccttatgttcgatACTCTTGGATCTTCTCGTTCTCTAGTCACTCTTCTCCATCCTTTGAGGGGAACCTAGGGCATTGACAAAGAGTGCAACCATATAGCTAGATTAGGTTGGTTTGATGAAGACTAACAAACCTTACTGTTCAACTGAAATTCGACAATCAAGAGCTTGTTCCATTTGGGAGTAACTTTAGggctcatttgattcataggatttataCATGATTTGTATACAATTTTCCTATACAAGTTGTTTGATTTATATGAACATATCTCATAGGAACTAATCCTATGAATCTTATAGTGCAAATCTTATACGAAAAAAAGTAGGTCATACCTAATGAATAATtcatttgctacaatcaaacacacatCATCTTCCTATACGATCCAGGTAGGCACGACATCTCAATCTTACGCTCTTCCCACTCCTATGTTTTTCGTACTTATGAATCAAATGAGTCATTAGACACGAGTTTTTTCCCTCTTTATTTTCACTTCTATTTAGAGTGCTTGTTTTTGGTAGCCTCCACGGTTGAGTTGCTTACTTGTATATGCAGTAAAGTGCATCCTTGTAATTGCATTGTGAGTTTACGCCAACAAAAACATGAGGATACTTTGTTCCCATATTTTCAGGAAAAATTTAGATTTGCCATCAATAGTTTTTCTATCTCGAGAGACAGGATAATATACAAAATAGATTAACAACTCAAGAAACAGTTTTTTTCATTCCGGTTATTTTGTACCTACTGCATCATACACACCCTAGGAGGTATTTACAACCTATTTCCCGGAATTCATTTTTCATGTCTACTAAATCTACTAAAACCAATTAAATATGTAGGCTTATTAACCTCATATAaaagggtgtgcctatgtctcagttgactgagattttcttaagtctcagtcaactcagaaaagtgcaactacagttcaaagaaaagtgcaactcggttcagttgcacatttctgtcagaaaagtgcaattgcacttttttaacagaaaagtgcaactcaaagcacatttttgtaagtgacttagacttaagaaaatttcagttgactgagacatagcaaaaccgcatATAAAATGGTTCAGAAAAGGACCCAAAAAATGAACAATGCTATCTAGCTATCTCTCGTGCAGGGATGCTTTCACTCAGCCATCTCCTGAATGATGCTCAGAGCCCGCTTCAGCCGCGACCGTGCGGCGAGCTTCTCGTCGCTCTTCTTCGCGGGACGTATCGACAGCACCAACTCCCCGAGCGTCCGCTCGTTAACCTTCTGGTTGAACAGGACGTCTTCGCCGGCTTCCAGCTCACCCTCTTGCATCGGCACGACGCGCACCTTCTGATTCTTGCGGCCACGCCGTTGCGGCCTCTTGGTCGCCAGCGCCGCGCTCGCGCGCACAGCCAGCGAGGCCATGTCCGCGCTCGCGCGCACAGCCAGCGAGGCCATGTCCGCGCTCGACAGTGGTCGTCCGAGCACCGCCGCTGGGAGCAGGAAGTATATTTGCCCCGGCTGGAGCAGCTCGCCGGCGGCAAGCGCCGGTGGGGGCTCGTCGAAGTAGAGGTCATCGGAGTTGCACACGAAGAAAGAGGAGGCGGCGTCGCCGCCGAGAACGTCGGAGACGGCGACCTGGGGGCTGGCCGGGAGCTCCTTCAGCGAGCCGTCGGCGGCGATGACCCTGACCGGCGCCGGCTGTTGCGCCTGCTGCGAGAGGCTGCTTCGGTGGTTGAAACAGCTGGAAAGCTTGGCTCCCATGGAATCTTTGCTTTTGTATACTGTGAGTGGAAGTGTTGATGTTCTTTTCAGTTCGTTGGAACTTTGATGTGGAGATTAAAGGGATGGTGGTGTATATATAGAGGTAGGTGGTGAGAATCTGAGAATCAGAAAAGAGACAAACAAAAAGGAGGCATGACTTATCACTTCAAACCCTCGCTTCTTATCCAATTGTGTGAATGCACACGCAAATAGATCAGATGTGCCGAAGGAATTTCAAGTATGTTGATTGAGTACTTGTGAGCAGAGAAATATATATTCCATGGGGTATGGACATCGGACATTCCGTTTGTAAAATCTCGTAATGAGCAACTAGAGCCAACAAACAACAAAACCTCCTCGCTAATGGGGGGCCTTTGACATGCGTTCGAAGTTGTAGTAAGGTCTCTAAAGCTAGAGATTGGTCAACCGGTGGCGATGCGTGACAAAACCATTCATCCACCACGTTGGTGGTGATCTCGCCGGTGGCGTTGAGGTGGGGGGAATGGTTTTGTCGCTACTACAATGGTGTGGTGGATCTCATTCAGTCTACGCGTGTTACAGTTTTAGTGCCAGAAAATTTAGATCAATTTAAGAGTTCAGTGGGGTGTTGGTCCTTAGAGACACGTGCACGAAGACTTCCCAAATGCCATTAACAACGTTAGGCCGGCTCCGTTAGGGGAACGGCGACATAAACGCTCTGGCGACGCTAGTGATCGTTGGTTGGTCTAAATACCTTGATGTAATTTTATTTTGTATGAGGTGGTTTGTACTTAATGTCTTGTATAATCAAATGTGAACTCCCATAAATTGTCTTTAGCATATGGGCATCAATGCTCCGTCCActttcatatttttgaaaatttcaataCCAGACAAAACTATGTCTCTAAAAATTATAGTGTTAAATATATATAGTAGGGGTGTATGCAAAAAAAATGCCgttaaaatatgttgtattttgagaaATATAAAAAGACATATTTCTACCATTTATTGTCTGAAATTTGTTTTTTTGTATTTCTAGGAATTTAAAGTATTTTTATTGGAATTTTTTTTGCGTAGACTCCTCCTAcacatatctatctatatatgtaacgccataaTTTTTTTAGAAATATTGAAGTGTgaggttttaaaattttcaaaaatctaaaAGTGAAGAGAGCACTGGTGCACATGTGCACCAAATGCGTCACCAAATCTCTTCTCGTGAACTTCTATATAAATCTGAAAttcccaaaaaaaaaactaatcatCGTCAATCGTAATACTCCCTTATCACAGGGCTGAGAATGCGAAAGTAGCAAGGCCAATCGCTCGCTACCGTGAGCGGTGACGCACGCTGTTGCCTCATTGTGCCCACTCACGCCAGTCGCCAGATACTCACTTCACCGAATGGGAACCAGACAGCGACGATTACTCCTCCGGTCGCCCATAAAGCTGCTAGTGACCACTGACCGGCTCGACAGTCAACATTCTGGATTGGATATTCTAACCCGTGGGGCCAACCGGTCAGCCAGAAGCCAGGGCACCGCGTGCTTGCGCCCCAAACAGCCGCCACTGAATTCTCTGCACGCGCCGGCGTCGCGGCTTCCCCGCGCTTCCGCAGCCGCAACGGAAGAATGGTCCGGGCATgaaagcggcggcggaggagtaaACAGGATATGACTTGGAGCTTGGCGATGTGGGCAGCAACTTCGGCCGGCGAAGGCGACATTCCTTAGTAGGCAAGGTTTCTCGGCGGAGAAGAGAGTCCTGGTGTCTTCTCATCATCGGTGAACCATATTACGTCTTAGAGCAACTCTAGAAGACACCACATATCAGTCTATATATGGCAGTTTGAGCTGATATGAAGGTTTATGCCGTTTTATGGGCTAGGCCAGACACCACATACGTGGTCTGACCTAGATAGTGGATCTAGGCCGCAGCCCAAAAATCCCATCTACGCGTATATATCCCGCACGGAGAGGTCGATGCGGGCCAAATCCCATCCGCATCGTCGCCGCATCCTCCCTGCCAACGAAAAATCCGCGCACCTCCAAGGAGGTAGTGCAGATAACAACTATAGATGTCGCCAAGACATAGTACTACAATGGACAACGACATCTCAACTAACTCTCCCGTTCCCACTCGGACAGGCGAGCTCAAGGAGGTGAAGGGGAGATGAGCCAAGGGGAGGAGGCGACACTCAACGGTTAAAGGAGGAGAAATGAGATCCCTAGAGAGGGCCGGtggagcggggggggggggggatatggCTTGCCATTACCGAGTTCGAGATAAACACATGGTTAATTTGGGATATAGTAAGGCATCACGTGCTGATCGTTGTCCACACACATTCataaaaaaaatgtttttatgATTATTACTTCGTAGTGTTCAACTCAAATTCGACAATGAAAGCATATTGAGGTGCATCTCAGTGTTCGAGCAACATGCTTTCCATTTAGGAGTAACTTTAGACACTCGTATTGTCCCGGTCCCGCATTGTCCCTCTTTATTGGAGTGGTTGTTGTTTTCGATAGCCTTCATGACTGAGTTAGCTTCtttgtttttttcgataaaaggaatatattaatatcgaaggatactaattacatctagcctctgcaacaacgcaatgccctaaaatattacggatgcacacagctaaaaaagaaaactaagaaataaaagtcccgctatagcatcacaacctagcaacagtaatacaaccaccaccaaaacaacacctgaaaATCAGACTCTTTAAAAGTGACGCTTTCAAGAAGGGAATAGTGCACCAGCAgcgtcgtcgtccgatcaaagatcttaggttttcaccctgaagatagtcttcgctctcaaagcaatgccttcaacaagaacattgccaggaataaccagttaaggccagaccttggttttcaccctgaaaggtaagactccgaacttcacatgtgctgtcTCCCTCACttccataccactgctgcgaagtccgaaacaccaagcaagccacTCAACagtgcaaagacttgaacctccattagctagtcctccaatccggccttcatgatattctcttcttctgacttcaccatggatcagctgtcacttggtgtcaacacaaaaaagagcttcgcgccgctccctccagaccaaacggtcggaataaaagcatgggtgcgcacgaccgaatactaccgatccagcaaactccgggcaaTAAAAGCACTGTTACACTTGCCGGCGGCGCCTGCCAGAACTCAACACACCAacctgtagggatacgttgcatagaaaacaaaaaaattcctaccgcgagaacgcaaaccaagccaagatgcaatctagaagatgggagcaacgaggagatgatcgagactcacccttgaagatttccaaagcctacaagatgaggctcttgttgctgcggtagacgatcacttgccgcttgcaaaagcgcgtagaagatcttgatcacggtgccacgatcgggcggcacctccgtactcggtcacacgttcggtgttgatgaagatgacgtccttctccccgttccaggcgggcagcggaagtagtagctcctccttgaatccggcagcacgacggcgtggtggcggtggcgatggagaactccggcggagcttcgctaagcgtgcgggagaggtggaggagagagggggcgactagggtttgggagagggggtggccggcctcaaggggtgcgcccagcttggtggcttgtggtggccggccccctccccttgtccctcattatataggtggaatacccaagagttggtctacaagtcttcgaataagaccccaaaccaaaaacttccatatgacatgaaacctacccaaggtgggattcccacttga includes:
- the LOC124686673 gene encoding uncharacterized protein LOC124686673, with the translated sequence MGAKLSSCFNHRSSLSQQAQQPAPVRVIAADGSLKELPASPQVAVSDVLGGDAASSFFVCNSDDLYFDEPPPALAAGELLQPGQIYFLLPAAVLGRPLSSADMASLAVRASADMASLAVRASAALATKRPQRRGRKNQKVRVVPMQEGELEAGEDVLFNQKVNERTLGELVLSIRPAKKSDEKLAARSRLKRALSIIQEMAE